In Taeniopygia guttata chromosome 2, bTaeGut7.mat, whole genome shotgun sequence, one genomic interval encodes:
- the EZH2 gene encoding histone-lysine N-methyltransferase EZH2 isoform X5, whose product MGQTGKKSEKGPICWRKRVKSEYMRLRQLKRFRRADEVKSMFNSNRQKILERTEILNQEWKQRRIQPVHIMTSCSVTSDIDFPKQVIPLKTLNAVASVPIMYSWSPLQQNFMVEDETVLHNIPYMGDEVLDQDGTFIEELIKNYDGKVHGDRECGFINDEIFVELVNALGQYSDDEDDDDGDDNPDERDDKQKDREGNRMEKETHPPRRFPSDKIFEAISSMFPDKGTAEELKEKYKELTEQQLPGALPPECTPNIDGPNAKSVQREQSLHSFHTLFCRRCFKYDCFLHPFHATPNTYKRKNTETALDNKPCGPHCYQHLEGAKEFAAALTAERIKTPPKRPGGRRRGRLPNNTSRPSTPTINVLESKDTDSDREAGTETGGENNDKEEEEKKDETSSSSEANSRCQTPIKMKPNIEPPENVEWSGAEASMFRVLIGTYYDNFCAIARLIGTKTCRQVYEFRVKESSIIAPVPAEDVDTPPRKKKRKHRLWAAHCRKIQLKKDGSSNHVYNYQPCDHPRQPCDSSCPCVIAQNFCEKFCQCSSECQNRFPGCRCKAQCNTKQCPCYLAVRECDPDLCLTCGAADHWDSKNVSCKNCSIQRGSKKHLLLAPSDVAGWGIFIKDPVQKNEFISEYCGEIISQDEADRRGKVYDKYMCSFLFNLNNDFVVDATRKGNKIRFANHSVNPNCYAKVMMVNGDHRIGIFAKRAIQTGEELFFDYRYSQADALKYVGIEREMEIP is encoded by the exons ATGGGTCAAACcggaaaaaaatctgagaagGGACCAATTTGTTGGAGAAAACGTGTAAAATCAGAATATATGAGACTGAGGCAGCTCAAGAGGTTCCGACGTGCTGATGAAGTAAAG AGTATGTTTAATTCTAATCGTCAGAAGATACTGGAAAGAACTGAAATCTTAAATCAAGAATGGAAACAACGTAGGATACAGCCTGTTCACATCATGACTTCT TGCTCTGTTACCAGTGACATTGATTTTCCAAAACAAGTCATCCCACTGAAGACTCTCAATGCTGTTGCTTCTGTGCCTATAATGTATTCTTGGTCTCCCCTTCAACAGAATTTTATG GTAGAGGATGAAACTGTATTACACAACATTCCATATATGGGAGATGAAGTGCTTGACCAGGATGGTACCTTTATTGAAGAACTGATCAAGAACTATGATGGGAAAGTGCATGGAGACAGAG AATGTGGATTTATCAATGATGAAATATTTGTTGAGTTGGTCAATGCCCTTGGTCAATATagtgatgatgaagatgatgatgatggagATGACAATCCTGATGAAAGAGATGACAAGCAAAAAGATCGGGAAGGTAACAGGATGG AGAAAGAAACCCACCCACCTCGGAGATTTCCTTCTGACAAGAtatttgaagccatttcctcaATGTTTCCAGACAAGGGTACAGCAGAAGAACTGAAAGAGAA aTACAAAGAACTCACTGAGCAGCAGCTTCCTGGAGCTCTTCCTCCTGAGTGCACACCGAACATAGATGGACCAAATGCTAAATCAGTTCAGAGGGAGCAAAGTCTGCACTCCTTTCACACACTCTTCTGTAGACGCTGTTTTAAATACGATTGCTTCTTGCATC CATTCCATGCAACTCCCAATACTTATAAGCGAAAGAATACAGAAACAGCATTAGATAATAAGCCTTGTGGACCTCACTGTTATCAACATTTG GAAGGCGCAAAGGAGTTTGCAGCTGCCCTGACGGCGGAGCGCATCAAGACCCCGCCCAAGCGCCCCGGCGGCCGCCGGAGGGGACGGCTCCCCAACAACACCAGCAGGCCCAGCACGCCCACCATCAACGTTCTGGAGTCCAAGGACACGGACAGCGATCGAGAGGCTGGCACTGAAACCGGCGGGGAAAACAACGataaagaggaagaagaaaagaaagacgAAACATCCAGTTCCTCTG aaGCAAATTCTAGGTGTCAAACACCAATAAAGATGAAGCCAAATATTGAGCCTCCAGAGAACGTGGAATGGAGTGGTGCAGAAGCTTCAATGTTTAGAGTTCTTATTGGCACCTACTATGACAACTTTTGTGCAATTGCCAGACTGATTGGGACCAAAACGTGCAGACAG GTGTATGAGTTTAGAGTAAAGGAATCTAGTATTATTGCACCAGTCCCTGCTGAAGATGTTGATACTCCTcccagaaagaagaaaaggaaacacag GTTGTGGGCTGCTCATTGCAGAAAGATACAGCTGAAAAAGG ATGGGTCATCGAATCACGTTTACAACTATCAGCCATGTGATCACCCACGTCAGCCTTGTGATAGCTCATGTCCATGTGTAATTGCTCAAAACTTCTGTGAGAAGTTTTGTCAATGCAGCTCAGAAT GCCAAAATCGTTTTCCTGGGTGTCGCTGTAAAGCACAATGCAACACCAAGCAGTGCCCCTGTTACCTGGCTGTCCGTGAGTGTGATCCTGACCTCTGCCTGACTTGTGGAGCAGCTGACCACTGGGACAGCAAAAATGTTTCTTGCAAGAACTGCAGCATTCAGAGAGGATCCAAAAAA CACTTACTGTTGGCACCTTCAGATGTGGCAGGCTGGGGAATTTTTATCAAAGATCCTGTACAGAAGAATGAATTCATCTCTGAATACTGTGGTGAG ATTATTTCTCAGGATGAGGCagacagaagaggaaaagtGTACGACAAATACATGTGCAGCTTTCTGTTTAACTTGAATAATG ATTTTGTGGTTGATGCAACACGCAAGGGCAACAAAATTAGATTTGCAAACCATTCAGTAAATCCCAACTGCTATGCAAAAG ttaTGATGGTTAATGGTGATCACAGAATAGGAATATTTGCTAAAAGAGCCATTCAGACTGGTGAAGAACTGTTCTTTGACTACAG atatAGCCAAGCTGATGCCCTTAAGTATGTGGGCAttgaaagagaaatggaaatcCCTTGA
- the EZH2 gene encoding histone-lysine N-methyltransferase EZH2 isoform X4 has protein sequence MGQTGKKSEKGPICWRKRVKSEYMRLRQLKRFRRADEVKSMFNSNRQKILERTEILNQEWKQRRIQPVHIMTSCSVTSDIDFPKQVIPLKTLNAVASVPIMYSWSPLQQNFMVEDETVLHNIPYMGDEVLDQDGTFIEELIKNYDGKVHGDRGEPKHSECGFINDEIFVELVNALGQYSDDEDDDDGDDNPDERDDKQKDREGNRMEKETHPPRRFPSDKIFEAISSMFPDKGTAEELKEKYKELTEQQLPGALPPECTPNIDGPNAKSVQREQSLHSFHTLFCRRCFKYDCFLHPFHATPNTYKRKNTETALDNKPCGPHCYQHLEGAKEFAAALTAERIKTPPKRPGGRRRGRLPNNTSRPSTPTINVLESKDTDSDREAGTETGGENNDKEEEEKKDETSSSSEANSRCQTPIKMKPNIEPPENVEWSGAEASMFRVLIGTYYDNFCAIARLIGTKTCRQVYEFRVKESSIIAPVPAEDVDTPPRKKKRKHRLWAAHCRKIQLKKDGSSNHVYNYQPCDHPRQPCDSSCPCVIAQNFCEKFCQCSSECQNRFPGCRCKAQCNTKQCPCYLAVRECDPDLCLTCGAADHWDSKNVSCKNCSIQRGSKKHLLLAPSDVAGWGIFIKDPVQKNEFISEYCGEIISQDEADRRGKVYDKYMCSFLFNLNNDFVVDATRKGNKIRFANHSVNPNCYAKVMMVNGDHRIGIFAKRAIQTGEELFFDYRYSQADALKYVGIEREMEIP, from the exons ATGGGTCAAACcggaaaaaaatctgagaagGGACCAATTTGTTGGAGAAAACGTGTAAAATCAGAATATATGAGACTGAGGCAGCTCAAGAGGTTCCGACGTGCTGATGAAGTAAAG AGTATGTTTAATTCTAATCGTCAGAAGATACTGGAAAGAACTGAAATCTTAAATCAAGAATGGAAACAACGTAGGATACAGCCTGTTCACATCATGACTTCT TGCTCTGTTACCAGTGACATTGATTTTCCAAAACAAGTCATCCCACTGAAGACTCTCAATGCTGTTGCTTCTGTGCCTATAATGTATTCTTGGTCTCCCCTTCAACAGAATTTTATG GTAGAGGATGAAACTGTATTACACAACATTCCATATATGGGAGATGAAGTGCTTGACCAGGATGGTACCTTTATTGAAGAACTGATCAAGAACTATGATGGGAAAGTGCATGGAGACAGAGGTGAGCCCAAACACTCAG AATGTGGATTTATCAATGATGAAATATTTGTTGAGTTGGTCAATGCCCTTGGTCAATATagtgatgatgaagatgatgatgatggagATGACAATCCTGATGAAAGAGATGACAAGCAAAAAGATCGGGAAGGTAACAGGATGG AGAAAGAAACCCACCCACCTCGGAGATTTCCTTCTGACAAGAtatttgaagccatttcctcaATGTTTCCAGACAAGGGTACAGCAGAAGAACTGAAAGAGAA aTACAAAGAACTCACTGAGCAGCAGCTTCCTGGAGCTCTTCCTCCTGAGTGCACACCGAACATAGATGGACCAAATGCTAAATCAGTTCAGAGGGAGCAAAGTCTGCACTCCTTTCACACACTCTTCTGTAGACGCTGTTTTAAATACGATTGCTTCTTGCATC CATTCCATGCAACTCCCAATACTTATAAGCGAAAGAATACAGAAACAGCATTAGATAATAAGCCTTGTGGACCTCACTGTTATCAACATTTG GAAGGCGCAAAGGAGTTTGCAGCTGCCCTGACGGCGGAGCGCATCAAGACCCCGCCCAAGCGCCCCGGCGGCCGCCGGAGGGGACGGCTCCCCAACAACACCAGCAGGCCCAGCACGCCCACCATCAACGTTCTGGAGTCCAAGGACACGGACAGCGATCGAGAGGCTGGCACTGAAACCGGCGGGGAAAACAACGataaagaggaagaagaaaagaaagacgAAACATCCAGTTCCTCTG aaGCAAATTCTAGGTGTCAAACACCAATAAAGATGAAGCCAAATATTGAGCCTCCAGAGAACGTGGAATGGAGTGGTGCAGAAGCTTCAATGTTTAGAGTTCTTATTGGCACCTACTATGACAACTTTTGTGCAATTGCCAGACTGATTGGGACCAAAACGTGCAGACAG GTGTATGAGTTTAGAGTAAAGGAATCTAGTATTATTGCACCAGTCCCTGCTGAAGATGTTGATACTCCTcccagaaagaagaaaaggaaacacag GTTGTGGGCTGCTCATTGCAGAAAGATACAGCTGAAAAAGG ATGGGTCATCGAATCACGTTTACAACTATCAGCCATGTGATCACCCACGTCAGCCTTGTGATAGCTCATGTCCATGTGTAATTGCTCAAAACTTCTGTGAGAAGTTTTGTCAATGCAGCTCAGAAT GCCAAAATCGTTTTCCTGGGTGTCGCTGTAAAGCACAATGCAACACCAAGCAGTGCCCCTGTTACCTGGCTGTCCGTGAGTGTGATCCTGACCTCTGCCTGACTTGTGGAGCAGCTGACCACTGGGACAGCAAAAATGTTTCTTGCAAGAACTGCAGCATTCAGAGAGGATCCAAAAAA CACTTACTGTTGGCACCTTCAGATGTGGCAGGCTGGGGAATTTTTATCAAAGATCCTGTACAGAAGAATGAATTCATCTCTGAATACTGTGGTGAG ATTATTTCTCAGGATGAGGCagacagaagaggaaaagtGTACGACAAATACATGTGCAGCTTTCTGTTTAACTTGAATAATG ATTTTGTGGTTGATGCAACACGCAAGGGCAACAAAATTAGATTTGCAAACCATTCAGTAAATCCCAACTGCTATGCAAAAG ttaTGATGGTTAATGGTGATCACAGAATAGGAATATTTGCTAAAAGAGCCATTCAGACTGGTGAAGAACTGTTCTTTGACTACAG atatAGCCAAGCTGATGCCCTTAAGTATGTGGGCAttgaaagagaaatggaaatcCCTTGA
- the EZH2 gene encoding histone-lysine N-methyltransferase EZH2 isoform X3 encodes MGQTGKKSEKGPICWRKRVKSEYMRLRQLKRFRRADEVKSMFNSNRQKILERTEILNQEWKQRRIQPVHIMTSVSSLRGTRECSVTSDIDFPKQVIPLKTLNAVASVPIMYSWSPLQQNFMVEDETVLHNIPYMGDEVLDQDGTFIEELIKNYDGKVHGDRECGFINDEIFVELVNALGQYSDDEDDDDGDDNPDERDDKQKDREGNRMEKETHPPRRFPSDKIFEAISSMFPDKGTAEELKEKYKELTEQQLPGALPPECTPNIDGPNAKSVQREQSLHSFHTLFCRRCFKYDCFLHPFHATPNTYKRKNTETALDNKPCGPHCYQHLEGAKEFAAALTAERIKTPPKRPGGRRRGRLPNNTSRPSTPTINVLESKDTDSDREAGTETGGENNDKEEEEKKDETSSSSEANSRCQTPIKMKPNIEPPENVEWSGAEASMFRVLIGTYYDNFCAIARLIGTKTCRQVYEFRVKESSIIAPVPAEDVDTPPRKKKRKHRLWAAHCRKIQLKKDGSSNHVYNYQPCDHPRQPCDSSCPCVIAQNFCEKFCQCSSECQNRFPGCRCKAQCNTKQCPCYLAVRECDPDLCLTCGAADHWDSKNVSCKNCSIQRGSKKHLLLAPSDVAGWGIFIKDPVQKNEFISEYCGEIISQDEADRRGKVYDKYMCSFLFNLNNDFVVDATRKGNKIRFANHSVNPNCYAKVMMVNGDHRIGIFAKRAIQTGEELFFDYRYSQADALKYVGIEREMEIP; translated from the exons ATGGGTCAAACcggaaaaaaatctgagaagGGACCAATTTGTTGGAGAAAACGTGTAAAATCAGAATATATGAGACTGAGGCAGCTCAAGAGGTTCCGACGTGCTGATGAAGTAAAG AGTATGTTTAATTCTAATCGTCAGAAGATACTGGAAAGAACTGAAATCTTAAATCAAGAATGGAAACAACGTAGGATACAGCCTGTTCACATCATGACTTCTGTGAGCTCATTGCGCGGGACCAGGGAG TGCTCTGTTACCAGTGACATTGATTTTCCAAAACAAGTCATCCCACTGAAGACTCTCAATGCTGTTGCTTCTGTGCCTATAATGTATTCTTGGTCTCCCCTTCAACAGAATTTTATG GTAGAGGATGAAACTGTATTACACAACATTCCATATATGGGAGATGAAGTGCTTGACCAGGATGGTACCTTTATTGAAGAACTGATCAAGAACTATGATGGGAAAGTGCATGGAGACAGAG AATGTGGATTTATCAATGATGAAATATTTGTTGAGTTGGTCAATGCCCTTGGTCAATATagtgatgatgaagatgatgatgatggagATGACAATCCTGATGAAAGAGATGACAAGCAAAAAGATCGGGAAGGTAACAGGATGG AGAAAGAAACCCACCCACCTCGGAGATTTCCTTCTGACAAGAtatttgaagccatttcctcaATGTTTCCAGACAAGGGTACAGCAGAAGAACTGAAAGAGAA aTACAAAGAACTCACTGAGCAGCAGCTTCCTGGAGCTCTTCCTCCTGAGTGCACACCGAACATAGATGGACCAAATGCTAAATCAGTTCAGAGGGAGCAAAGTCTGCACTCCTTTCACACACTCTTCTGTAGACGCTGTTTTAAATACGATTGCTTCTTGCATC CATTCCATGCAACTCCCAATACTTATAAGCGAAAGAATACAGAAACAGCATTAGATAATAAGCCTTGTGGACCTCACTGTTATCAACATTTG GAAGGCGCAAAGGAGTTTGCAGCTGCCCTGACGGCGGAGCGCATCAAGACCCCGCCCAAGCGCCCCGGCGGCCGCCGGAGGGGACGGCTCCCCAACAACACCAGCAGGCCCAGCACGCCCACCATCAACGTTCTGGAGTCCAAGGACACGGACAGCGATCGAGAGGCTGGCACTGAAACCGGCGGGGAAAACAACGataaagaggaagaagaaaagaaagacgAAACATCCAGTTCCTCTG aaGCAAATTCTAGGTGTCAAACACCAATAAAGATGAAGCCAAATATTGAGCCTCCAGAGAACGTGGAATGGAGTGGTGCAGAAGCTTCAATGTTTAGAGTTCTTATTGGCACCTACTATGACAACTTTTGTGCAATTGCCAGACTGATTGGGACCAAAACGTGCAGACAG GTGTATGAGTTTAGAGTAAAGGAATCTAGTATTATTGCACCAGTCCCTGCTGAAGATGTTGATACTCCTcccagaaagaagaaaaggaaacacag GTTGTGGGCTGCTCATTGCAGAAAGATACAGCTGAAAAAGG ATGGGTCATCGAATCACGTTTACAACTATCAGCCATGTGATCACCCACGTCAGCCTTGTGATAGCTCATGTCCATGTGTAATTGCTCAAAACTTCTGTGAGAAGTTTTGTCAATGCAGCTCAGAAT GCCAAAATCGTTTTCCTGGGTGTCGCTGTAAAGCACAATGCAACACCAAGCAGTGCCCCTGTTACCTGGCTGTCCGTGAGTGTGATCCTGACCTCTGCCTGACTTGTGGAGCAGCTGACCACTGGGACAGCAAAAATGTTTCTTGCAAGAACTGCAGCATTCAGAGAGGATCCAAAAAA CACTTACTGTTGGCACCTTCAGATGTGGCAGGCTGGGGAATTTTTATCAAAGATCCTGTACAGAAGAATGAATTCATCTCTGAATACTGTGGTGAG ATTATTTCTCAGGATGAGGCagacagaagaggaaaagtGTACGACAAATACATGTGCAGCTTTCTGTTTAACTTGAATAATG ATTTTGTGGTTGATGCAACACGCAAGGGCAACAAAATTAGATTTGCAAACCATTCAGTAAATCCCAACTGCTATGCAAAAG ttaTGATGGTTAATGGTGATCACAGAATAGGAATATTTGCTAAAAGAGCCATTCAGACTGGTGAAGAACTGTTCTTTGACTACAG atatAGCCAAGCTGATGCCCTTAAGTATGTGGGCAttgaaagagaaatggaaatcCCTTGA
- the EZH2 gene encoding histone-lysine N-methyltransferase EZH2 isoform X1 translates to MGQTGKKSEKGPICWRKRVKSEYMRLRQLKRFRRADEVKSMFNSNRQKILERTEILNQEWKQRRIQPVHIMTSVSSLRGTRECSVTSDIDFPKQVIPLKTLNAVASVPIMYSWSPLQQNFMVEDETVLHNIPYMGDEVLDQDGTFIEELIKNYDGKVHGDRGEPKHSECGFINDEIFVELVNALGQYSDDEDDDDGDDNPDERDDKQKDREGNRMEKETHPPRRFPSDKIFEAISSMFPDKGTAEELKEKYKELTEQQLPGALPPECTPNIDGPNAKSVQREQSLHSFHTLFCRRCFKYDCFLHPFHATPNTYKRKNTETALDNKPCGPHCYQHLEGAKEFAAALTAERIKTPPKRPGGRRRGRLPNNTSRPSTPTINVLESKDTDSDREAGTETGGENNDKEEEEKKDETSSSSEANSRCQTPIKMKPNIEPPENVEWSGAEASMFRVLIGTYYDNFCAIARLIGTKTCRQVYEFRVKESSIIAPVPAEDVDTPPRKKKRKHRLWAAHCRKIQLKKDGSSNHVYNYQPCDHPRQPCDSSCPCVIAQNFCEKFCQCSSECQNRFPGCRCKAQCNTKQCPCYLAVRECDPDLCLTCGAADHWDSKNVSCKNCSIQRGSKKHLLLAPSDVAGWGIFIKDPVQKNEFISEYCGEIISQDEADRRGKVYDKYMCSFLFNLNNDFVVDATRKGNKIRFANHSVNPNCYAKVMMVNGDHRIGIFAKRAIQTGEELFFDYRYSQADALKYVGIEREMEIP, encoded by the exons ATGGGTCAAACcggaaaaaaatctgagaagGGACCAATTTGTTGGAGAAAACGTGTAAAATCAGAATATATGAGACTGAGGCAGCTCAAGAGGTTCCGACGTGCTGATGAAGTAAAG AGTATGTTTAATTCTAATCGTCAGAAGATACTGGAAAGAACTGAAATCTTAAATCAAGAATGGAAACAACGTAGGATACAGCCTGTTCACATCATGACTTCTGTGAGCTCATTGCGCGGGACCAGGGAG TGCTCTGTTACCAGTGACATTGATTTTCCAAAACAAGTCATCCCACTGAAGACTCTCAATGCTGTTGCTTCTGTGCCTATAATGTATTCTTGGTCTCCCCTTCAACAGAATTTTATG GTAGAGGATGAAACTGTATTACACAACATTCCATATATGGGAGATGAAGTGCTTGACCAGGATGGTACCTTTATTGAAGAACTGATCAAGAACTATGATGGGAAAGTGCATGGAGACAGAGGTGAGCCCAAACACTCAG AATGTGGATTTATCAATGATGAAATATTTGTTGAGTTGGTCAATGCCCTTGGTCAATATagtgatgatgaagatgatgatgatggagATGACAATCCTGATGAAAGAGATGACAAGCAAAAAGATCGGGAAGGTAACAGGATGG AGAAAGAAACCCACCCACCTCGGAGATTTCCTTCTGACAAGAtatttgaagccatttcctcaATGTTTCCAGACAAGGGTACAGCAGAAGAACTGAAAGAGAA aTACAAAGAACTCACTGAGCAGCAGCTTCCTGGAGCTCTTCCTCCTGAGTGCACACCGAACATAGATGGACCAAATGCTAAATCAGTTCAGAGGGAGCAAAGTCTGCACTCCTTTCACACACTCTTCTGTAGACGCTGTTTTAAATACGATTGCTTCTTGCATC CATTCCATGCAACTCCCAATACTTATAAGCGAAAGAATACAGAAACAGCATTAGATAATAAGCCTTGTGGACCTCACTGTTATCAACATTTG GAAGGCGCAAAGGAGTTTGCAGCTGCCCTGACGGCGGAGCGCATCAAGACCCCGCCCAAGCGCCCCGGCGGCCGCCGGAGGGGACGGCTCCCCAACAACACCAGCAGGCCCAGCACGCCCACCATCAACGTTCTGGAGTCCAAGGACACGGACAGCGATCGAGAGGCTGGCACTGAAACCGGCGGGGAAAACAACGataaagaggaagaagaaaagaaagacgAAACATCCAGTTCCTCTG aaGCAAATTCTAGGTGTCAAACACCAATAAAGATGAAGCCAAATATTGAGCCTCCAGAGAACGTGGAATGGAGTGGTGCAGAAGCTTCAATGTTTAGAGTTCTTATTGGCACCTACTATGACAACTTTTGTGCAATTGCCAGACTGATTGGGACCAAAACGTGCAGACAG GTGTATGAGTTTAGAGTAAAGGAATCTAGTATTATTGCACCAGTCCCTGCTGAAGATGTTGATACTCCTcccagaaagaagaaaaggaaacacag GTTGTGGGCTGCTCATTGCAGAAAGATACAGCTGAAAAAGG ATGGGTCATCGAATCACGTTTACAACTATCAGCCATGTGATCACCCACGTCAGCCTTGTGATAGCTCATGTCCATGTGTAATTGCTCAAAACTTCTGTGAGAAGTTTTGTCAATGCAGCTCAGAAT GCCAAAATCGTTTTCCTGGGTGTCGCTGTAAAGCACAATGCAACACCAAGCAGTGCCCCTGTTACCTGGCTGTCCGTGAGTGTGATCCTGACCTCTGCCTGACTTGTGGAGCAGCTGACCACTGGGACAGCAAAAATGTTTCTTGCAAGAACTGCAGCATTCAGAGAGGATCCAAAAAA CACTTACTGTTGGCACCTTCAGATGTGGCAGGCTGGGGAATTTTTATCAAAGATCCTGTACAGAAGAATGAATTCATCTCTGAATACTGTGGTGAG ATTATTTCTCAGGATGAGGCagacagaagaggaaaagtGTACGACAAATACATGTGCAGCTTTCTGTTTAACTTGAATAATG ATTTTGTGGTTGATGCAACACGCAAGGGCAACAAAATTAGATTTGCAAACCATTCAGTAAATCCCAACTGCTATGCAAAAG ttaTGATGGTTAATGGTGATCACAGAATAGGAATATTTGCTAAAAGAGCCATTCAGACTGGTGAAGAACTGTTCTTTGACTACAG atatAGCCAAGCTGATGCCCTTAAGTATGTGGGCAttgaaagagaaatggaaatcCCTTGA